AAAAGATGATTAAATTATCTGGCCTTGAATTAGGAAAAGATATTCAAATAACCTACACAGGACTAAGACCCGGTGAAAAATTATATGAAGAGTTACTAAATAACAAAGAAAATACAATAGCAACACACCATCCACAAATAATGAAAGCACATGTTGCTGAGTATGATTTTGAAACCATTTCAATACGCATTAATGAACTTATCGGGCTTTTTGAAAATCAAAACAATGTTGCTATTGTTTCCAAAATGAAAGAAATTGTTCCTGAATTCATTAGTAACAATTCTGTTTTTTCTGAATTAGATAAACCCAAAGCAACTGCTTAAAACATGCCCCTTACGTCAACAATTGAAATACGATTTGCTGATATTGACAAGTTAGGACACGTAAACAATGCCATTTACCTGAGTTATTTTGAACAAGCGCGTTTGAAATATTTTAACCAGGTGCTAGGTATGGGGATAGACTGGTCAGAAACAGGAATTATTCTGGCACGGGCTGAAGTTGATTTTATTTTACCCATACATTTGGAAGATAATCCCTTTATTGAAATATCCTGCACTAGAATAGGAACAAAGAGTTTTGATTTGAATTATCAAATTTTTATTGCAGGAAATTCCAATAAGACACTTGCAACAAAAGGAAAATCAGTAATGGTATGTTATAATTATAAAACCGCCAAAACCATACAAATGCCTGAAATCTGGATTGAGAAGATTATGGCTTTTGAAAATAAATTAGTATAATATTTTTTAAGCTTGTAATCAAATGCTGATTCCAATATGAATTAAGGCATCACCTCTATTAATTACAGGAAGGTTATTTATCCCTATTATATAGCCTGAGGCTGAGGCAATAATTTCTGTTTCAAATTCTCCATAAGGATCAGTTACAGTTCCCAATAGCTCATTTTTCTTGACAAAAGCCCCGTTTTTTTTCACAGGATGAAAAAGACCTGAGTTTTTCGCCCTTACCCAAGTAGTTTTTTGAATCAATTTGGTTATTCCTGGTTTTGTTTTTGCCTCAATCATTTTTAAATGGACAAAAAGTCTTTTGCAACCATCAATTCCTTCTTTTATGGCCAATTGGTCAAATCGTGATGATTCTCCACCTTCATATACAAGTATGGTTTTGCCAATGTTTGCTGCTTCCTTTCTTAATGTTTTATCCCTGAGTCCTGAATTAATAATAAAAGGAGAGCCGAATTGCTCTGCCAGTTCAAGGTTTTGCAATGCACCAAAAGAACAGCGGATTTGTGGAAAATTGCTTTTACTTGCCCCCCCGGTATGAAAATCTACACCAAAACTAATTTGAGGAATAATCTCGCTCATAAGATCATGGGCTATTCTACTTCCAAGGGAACCACCAATGCTACCTGGAAAACACCTGTTAAGATCCCTTCCATCAGGCAGGCTCCTTGTTCCATAAACAAAAGACACAATATTAATTACCGGAATTGCTATAACTGTGCCTTTGTGAAGCTTTGAAAAAGTATTGTTTACAATAAGACTTCTTATTATTTCTACCCCATTTATTTCATCCCCGTGCATGCCTGCCAACAGCAAGACTACTGGCCCATCTTCTAAGGACCTGTAAACGAAAACCGGAATATCAATTACTGTTCTTGTAGGTAAACGATAAGTATTAAGACTAACTTGGGCAGATTCACCTGGTCTTACTGTTACGCCATTTATCGTGATGTCTTTTGTCATTTAATATCCTAAATATACTATTGGAGTTGTGAAAATAAATTACCTAAAAGCTTAAAAAAAATAAATTTCAACACTAAAACATCTGGAAAAAAATAAAAAGAGGCTTTGAGAATTTACACACCTATTTTATCTTTTGAACCTTTTCCTTTTGCATTTCGTTCCACAAATTCAATGATTTTGCCGGCAATATTAATTCCTGTAGCATGCTCAATACCTTCAAGTCCGGGAGATGAATTTACCTCAAGTATAAGAGGCCCTCTTGAAGATTGAAGCATATCAACACCTGCAATTGCAAGTCCGAGTGTTTTTGCTGCTTTAAGTGCAACTGCTTTTTCTTCTCTTGTTAATTTTATTAAACTGGCACTTCCTCCCCTGTGAAGGTTTGAACGGAATTCTCCGTCTTTACCCTGTCTTTTCATTGCACCCACCACAATACCATCAACAACAAATGCTCTAATATCCGCTGCCTTTGCTTCTTTTATGAATTCCTGTACAATAATTCTGGTTTTAAGCCCATAAAAAGCCTCAATTACTGATTCTGCGGCTTTTTTAGTTTCTGCCAGCACCACACCAAGGCCTTGTGTTCCTTCAAGCAATTTAATTACAAGGGGTGCTCCACCAACCTTATCAATAACCTGCATAACTTCTTTGGAGTGATTTGTGAAAACAGTTTTAGGCATTCCCAATCCAGCACGTGATAAAATCTGAAGGCTTCTTAATTTATCCCGTGACCTAACAATGGCTTGAGATTCAACGGCAGTAAACACCTTCATCATCTCAAACTGCCTTACAACTGCAGTTCCGTAAAAAGTAATCGAAGCCCCGATACGAGGAATTACTGCATCTACATTAGTTAATTTTTCACCCTTGTAATGTATTGCTGGATCTCCCTTTTCTATGACCAAATCGCATTGCGAATGATCAATTACTCTTACCTCATGCCCCCGCTCTTTCGCTGCTTCCACCAATCTTTTCGTTGAATAAAGTCTATTGTTTCTGGATAAAATAATGATGTTCATATAATATAAATCAATGGTTAATTAGTATAGTTGGTTTTGAGCTTCGGCTTATTTTTTTTCAATTTTTGATGTCAAATTTACCTTTGTAACATCAATAATAAATCCTTTGGATAGCACTTTTCTTCCTATCAAAACAGGATACTTCAGATTTGCCCGATCCGAAAGAGAAACTTCTGTCATTATTTCCTTACCTGCAATAATTAATTTTGTTTTTATCACAAATCGTTTTTCAAATTGCCCAAAAGAACTTTTGATTTTTTTTCGGGTATAAGTTTTAAATTGCATCTCCTTATTACTAAATAAAGGATGTGAGGGATCAAGTATTTTAAAACATAATATCTTTTCCTTACCTTCTCTTAATTCATAAACATCATTACAATGAAAGGCAGTACTATATGCACCTGTATCAATTTTGGCCTGAATGGAGAAAACACCCAAATCAGGAAGATCAATAAGTTCCTTTCTACCAATTATGATTTTCTCTACCTTTTTTCCTTTCTTCTTATCATTTGGCTTTATCATGAAGCAAAAATATATTTTTTTAAATGCTTTCAAACATAATTAACATTCTTTTTTTAATAAACTTATTTTATCATGGACCCTTTACATTGTATAAGCAAGTATATTTGGCCCATGCTGATAAATAAATATTTTTCTTTCCCAGTGATAGTAGGCCTTCTTTTGTCTTTCACATTCACAGCTTGTCATACAAAGAAAACAACCATGGAAAGAGGGGGGGCAAAAAAACACTCTTTGGAAAAGGCTACTGCAAAAAAAAACAATCCAACCAATTCGAAAACAGCAACAAAAGAAGGTACAAAGGCTGAAAAAACTGTTGAAGCCGACAAAACCTCTAAAGAAATTAATAGGGAAATAAAAATCAAATACTCAGAAATACTTGAGGTAAAACCCAATGATA
This is a stretch of genomic DNA from Bacteroidota bacterium. It encodes these proteins:
- a CDS encoding acyl-CoA thioesterase; the protein is MPLTSTIEIRFADIDKLGHVNNAIYLSYFEQARLKYFNQVLGMGIDWSETGIILARAEVDFILPIHLEDNPFIEISCTRIGTKSFDLNYQIFIAGNSNKTLATKGKSVMVCYNYKTAKTIQMPEIWIEKIMAFENKLV
- a CDS encoding succinylglutamate desuccinylase/aspartoacylase family protein translates to MTKDITINGVTVRPGESAQVSLNTYRLPTRTVIDIPVFVYRSLEDGPVVLLLAGMHGDEINGVEIIRSLIVNNTFSKLHKGTVIAIPVINIVSFVYGTRSLPDGRDLNRCFPGSIGGSLGSRIAHDLMSEIIPQISFGVDFHTGGASKSNFPQIRCSFGALQNLELAEQFGSPFIINSGLRDKTLRKEAANIGKTILVYEGGESSRFDQLAIKEGIDGCKRLFVHLKMIEAKTKPGITKLIQKTTWVRAKNSGLFHPVKKNGAFVKKNELLGTVTDPYGEFETEIIASASGYIIGINNLPVINRGDALIHIGISI
- the rimK gene encoding 30S ribosomal protein S6--L-glutamate ligase, giving the protein MNIIILSRNNRLYSTKRLVEAAKERGHEVRVIDHSQCDLVIEKGDPAIHYKGEKLTNVDAVIPRIGASITFYGTAVVRQFEMMKVFTAVESQAIVRSRDKLRSLQILSRAGLGMPKTVFTNHSKEVMQVIDKVGGAPLVIKLLEGTQGLGVVLAETKKAAESVIEAFYGLKTRIIVQEFIKEAKAADIRAFVVDGIVVGAMKRQGKDGEFRSNLHRGGSASLIKLTREEKAVALKAAKTLGLAIAGVDMLQSSRGPLILEVNSSPGLEGIEHATGINIAGKIIEFVERNAKGKGSKDKIGV
- a CDS encoding ATP-dependent zinc protease, which produces MIKPNDKKKGKKVEKIIIGRKELIDLPDLGVFSIQAKIDTGAYSTAFHCNDVYELREGKEKILCFKILDPSHPLFSNKEMQFKTYTRKKIKSSFGQFEKRFVIKTKLIIAGKEIMTEVSLSDRANLKYPVLIGRKVLSKGFIIDVTKVNLTSKIEKK